From the Rhinoderma darwinii isolate aRhiDar2 chromosome 12, aRhiDar2.hap1, whole genome shotgun sequence genome, one window contains:
- the LOC142664341 gene encoding DNA damage-regulated autophagy modulator protein 1-like, with protein MTLRAAACDMNQEWAQKILLGLACTSCIGIVLTGSFTMFEYETIHKTGAVLAFGCGTIYNLVQSKCLYKLSFSRRYVCHVRMAVSVITAITAVICAASRIPVIGHLCEDIPCVEICNIISIITEWLTLFFFLLTYLTYSDLQHLCLNMSWKGFTITIREKVQDSNI; from the exons ATGACGTTACGGGCAGCAGCCTGTGATATGAATCAGGAGTGGGCACAGAAGATCCTGCTCGGACTGGCCTGCACGTCATGTATTGGAATAGTGTTGACCGGCTCCTTTACG ATGTTCGAGTATGAGACCATTCATAAAACAGGAGCGGTCTTGGCATTTGGATGCGGCACCATATACAACCTGGTCCAATCCAAATGTCTATATAAATTATCATTCAGCCGCAGATATGTCTGCCATGTGAGAATGGCTGTAAGTGTCATCACTGCCATCACTGCGGTGATCT GTGCTGCATCCAGGATTCCAGTGATAGGACATCTGTGTGAGGATATTCCCTGTGTAgag ATCTGCAATATAATATCTATCATAACGGAGTGGTTAACACTTTTCTTCTTCCTCCTGACCTACCTGACATATTCAGATCTCCAG CATTTATGTCTGAATATGTCCTGGAAAGGCTTCACCATCACCATACGGGAGAAGGTCCAGGACAGTAATATATGA